A genomic window from Candidatus Edwardsbacteria bacterium includes:
- a CDS encoding tetratricopeptide repeat protein, translating into MKNNWKWLLAGCSLLVLITGLSLTPVSDPDLWIMLSTGRHIAEGGQIPQADLWSHTAYGQPWVMHEWLPSLILYGLHKIAGFPGIVVLKIVLLNLIFFIAMIAARGRGLNPLIVLPVMVLAALAGRIGFSERVQLITFLALAAEIFLLDLLERDGISARAFLIITAAGFMLWANSHLGLMSGLVVLFIYLLDSLLTGLRRGRWANFRVMALGFFIAGLAVLANPYGLSLVKPFFKFYFDPQLIEFDRLIYGTIHEYTSIFSPSMMGDAAVRWGLGWMAFSALGIILNWRKFRLSSLLLWLAFFYLAFDAVKFLPLFVFATLGFTAANWSQILTGFPAKLFRKYSNQLAKPVFWAACLGVALAGVLAGSGFAGRRGGENPLKLDSRAFPVEGARFVKENFPDPKILNDLMDGGYLVWNNIPVFIDGRMAPFRYILGDYIGIIKGDTVLLDKYQVDLALLRYPRSGKSLSGRLHQYLSASNQWALVYWDDICLVFARRIEGNIGPITEYEYKFLNPIFPDPAAPPDELQQELSRAIGQNTVMVTPYLAAFNYYYQRDLIMAERYVRQGLAIDSRDASLHNNLGNIYLTKGQNSQAVEEYLRAIVLDKNIAEAYCNIGYIREMEGDVKTAERYYRKVLKDIDPLNIWVYNRMGLMLINRGRPREAVIYLSKGAAIDPASEAAWNLRKLRALYQKENIQK; encoded by the coding sequence ATGAAAAATAACTGGAAATGGCTGCTGGCCGGCTGCTCCCTGCTGGTGCTGATCACCGGGCTCTCGCTGACCCCGGTCTCCGACCCCGATCTGTGGATCATGCTGTCCACCGGCCGGCATATTGCCGAAGGCGGGCAGATACCACAGGCTGATCTTTGGAGCCACACAGCCTACGGCCAGCCCTGGGTGATGCACGAATGGCTGCCGTCGCTTATCCTGTACGGCCTGCATAAGATCGCCGGCTTCCCGGGGATCGTGGTATTGAAGATAGTTTTGCTGAACCTGATCTTCTTTATAGCCATGATTGCGGCCCGGGGAAGGGGCTTGAATCCGTTGATAGTTTTACCGGTCATGGTTCTGGCAGCATTGGCCGGACGGATAGGCTTCAGCGAAAGGGTCCAACTGATCACCTTTCTGGCCCTGGCGGCCGAGATCTTCCTGCTGGACCTTTTGGAGCGGGACGGGATATCGGCCAGAGCCTTCCTTATCATCACCGCCGCCGGTTTCATGTTGTGGGCCAATTCCCATCTGGGTCTGATGTCAGGCCTGGTGGTTCTATTCATATACCTACTGGATTCCCTGCTGACCGGTCTTCGCCGGGGACGCTGGGCCAACTTCCGGGTCATGGCCCTGGGATTTTTTATCGCCGGCCTGGCGGTGCTGGCCAACCCCTACGGGCTGTCGCTGGTCAAGCCTTTTTTTAAATTCTATTTCGACCCCCAGCTGATCGAGTTTGACCGGCTGATCTACGGCACCATCCATGAATACACCTCCATCTTTTCTCCTTCCATGATGGGCGACGCCGCGGTAAGATGGGGCCTGGGCTGGATGGCCTTCTCCGCCCTGGGGATCATATTGAATTGGCGCAAATTCAGGTTGTCCAGTCTGCTGTTGTGGCTGGCCTTCTTCTATCTGGCCTTCGATGCCGTAAAATTCCTGCCGCTGTTCGTTTTTGCCACTTTGGGATTCACGGCGGCAAACTGGAGCCAGATACTCACCGGTTTCCCCGCTAAATTATTCCGAAAATATTCCAACCAATTGGCCAAACCGGTCTTCTGGGCGGCCTGTCTGGGTGTCGCTTTAGCCGGAGTCTTGGCCGGCTCCGGATTTGCCGGGAGGCGGGGCGGGGAAAATCCTTTGAAACTGGACAGCCGGGCCTTTCCGGTGGAGGGAGCCAGGTTCGTAAAGGAGAATTTTCCCGATCCGAAGATCCTCAACGACCTCATGGACGGCGGCTATTTGGTTTGGAACAATATCCCGGTCTTCATAGACGGGCGGATGGCGCCCTTCAGATACATCCTGGGGGATTATATCGGGATCATCAAGGGGGATACGGTCCTGCTGGATAAATACCAGGTTGACCTGGCCCTGCTGCGCTATCCCCGCAGCGGGAAATCCCTCAGCGGCCGGCTGCATCAATACCTGTCCGCCAGCAACCAATGGGCCCTGGTGTATTGGGACGATATCTGCCTGGTGTTCGCCAGAAGAATCGAAGGGAACATAGGCCCGATCACTGAATACGAATATAAATTCCTCAACCCGATCTTCCCCGATCCCGCGGCCCCGCCGGATGAACTCCAGCAGGAATTATCCCGGGCGATAGGACAGAATACAGTGATGGTGACGCCGTATCTGGCGGCCTTCAATTATTATTACCAGAGGGACCTGATCATGGCGGAACGATATGTTCGGCAGGGATTGGCCATTGACAGCCGGGATGCCAGCCTGCACAACAATCTGGGCAATATTTATCTGACCAAGGGGCAAAACAGCCAGGCGGTGGAGGAATATTTAAGGGCCATCGTTTTGGATAAAAATATAGCCGAAGCTTATTGCAATATAGGTTATATCCGTGAGATGGAGGGAGACGTTAAAACGGCCGAAAGGTATTACCGGAAGGTTTTAAAGGACATAGATCCGCTGAATATATGGGTCTATAACCGGATGGGTCTGATGCTGATCAACCGGGGCAGACCCCGGGAGGCTGTCATATATCTGTCAAAAGGGGCTGCCATTGATCCTGCTTCGGAGGCCGCTTGGAATTTAAGGAAACTTAGGGCCTTATATCAAAAAGAAAATATACAAAAATAA
- a CDS encoding C25 family cysteine peptidase, with protein MGKHRLLMVGLLVSICGISWAANTQTITYKDSWSKRGIRVKNQTKGSLNLVYSVNSFNFEEKDVEGAKAQAVVTEGSILPIGAGYPDLPVISNYVAVPNGATPKVKILSYREERFQNIDIAPGMDIPTEQDKVFKPLSKNSEVYSKNEFFPSDFVIKSPVQKMRGVDVFILSLAPFRYNPVTRELIVRRDMEVEVTFEGGKGEFGDDLYRHPLFERILQQNIINYSSLEPTRYSEIHEKLAADDPSKEAGQFEYIIIVPNDPIFIAWADTLKLFRKKQGIKTGIFTTAETGTTPDSLEAFIDNAYNTWTTKPLAVLMMSDIASTTKAFGLTSSKLMLHPAGYPQYVSDNVFADINITNAASTWDNAGAPELVFARMPAQTVTHCSTMVRKIIRYETAPPSSATFYNLPLSAAGWQDERWFGMCSEIVRGFLKNKLSKTTQQQYALVDASGPVGGDPWSTTDPSALVAAYGPAGENYIAATVPSGMVWNTGTGAGVVTAVNNGTFMIMHRDHGMYTGWGEPAFTSTNIPSLTNTNHPFVFSMNCQTGAFQQTTTGGTFSEQFHRSRYGALGVMCATEVSYSFVNDALIMGIMDGMWPTFNSTNNWDVPNAGTGQTYDRYTEDLRPAFAMVSGKWHLMTQTYTDPAIPADYKEFTCHLFHVFGDPFMTFCSQLPDTFKYVTYNANINTGSQTFNVNVKKQNNTNVQGALVGLYMNVPAKDGSAKATDICLSKLSDASGNASFTINPANAGQLTVTATKSNFVRGNFASTVSLPGAVSLASFTAAPSSGGILLSWQTASEINCQSWRIERSTQADGSFAEVGTVNGNGTVYETSNYQFTDASIPAVGEYYFKLVEIDVSGKETTFGPIQVSYSGPARAIDYKLEQSYPNPTTGKVAIRYSLKDPGHTSLTIYNIMGAEVKTLVNSRQATDNYTVSWNGRDNNGREVAKGVYFYKLISGNFSATRKLMLLR; from the coding sequence ATGGGAAAACATAGATTGTTGATGGTTGGTTTGCTGGTTTCGATCTGCGGAATTTCCTGGGCTGCCAATACCCAGACCATCACCTATAAGGACTCTTGGTCAAAACGCGGCATCAGAGTTAAGAATCAGACCAAGGGCAGCCTTAATTTGGTCTATTCCGTCAACAGCTTCAATTTCGAGGAGAAGGATGTTGAGGGAGCCAAGGCCCAGGCCGTGGTCACCGAAGGTTCGATCCTGCCCATCGGCGCCGGCTATCCCGACCTGCCGGTTATCAGCAATTATGTGGCGGTCCCCAACGGGGCTACCCCCAAGGTAAAGATCCTGTCCTACCGTGAGGAGCGGTTTCAGAATATTGATATCGCCCCGGGCATGGATATACCCACCGAGCAGGACAAGGTGTTCAAGCCCCTGTCTAAAAATTCCGAGGTCTATTCCAAGAATGAATTCTTTCCCAGTGATTTCGTGATCAAATCCCCGGTCCAGAAGATGAGGGGGGTGGATGTCTTCATCCTGTCGCTGGCACCGTTCAGATACAACCCGGTCACCAGGGAGCTGATCGTCCGCCGGGACATGGAGGTCGAGGTCACCTTCGAGGGGGGCAAAGGGGAGTTCGGCGACGACCTGTACCGCCATCCCCTGTTCGAACGGATCCTGCAGCAGAACATCATCAACTACAGCTCATTGGAGCCCACCAGATATTCAGAGATCCACGAGAAGCTGGCCGCCGATGATCCCTCTAAGGAGGCCGGACAGTTCGAATACATCATCATAGTGCCCAACGATCCCATCTTCATCGCCTGGGCCGACACCCTCAAGCTGTTCCGCAAGAAGCAGGGGATCAAGACCGGAATATTCACCACCGCCGAGACCGGCACCACCCCAGATTCCCTGGAAGCCTTCATTGACAATGCTTATAATACCTGGACCACCAAGCCCCTGGCGGTGCTGATGATGTCCGACATAGCCAGCACCACCAAGGCTTTCGGTCTGACCTCGTCCAAGCTGATGCTGCATCCCGCCGGATACCCCCAGTATGTCTCGGACAACGTCTTCGCCGACATCAATATCACCAATGCCGCCTCCACCTGGGATAACGCCGGGGCCCCGGAGCTGGTGTTCGCCCGGATGCCGGCCCAGACCGTCACCCACTGCTCCACCATGGTGCGGAAGATCATCCGGTATGAGACCGCCCCGCCCTCCAGCGCCACCTTTTACAATCTGCCGCTATCGGCGGCCGGCTGGCAGGATGAGCGCTGGTTCGGGATGTGCTCCGAGATCGTCAGGGGCTTTTTGAAGAACAAATTAAGCAAAACCACCCAGCAGCAATATGCATTGGTTGACGCCTCCGGCCCGGTGGGCGGCGACCCCTGGTCCACCACCGATCCCAGCGCTTTGGTGGCGGCCTATGGCCCGGCCGGGGAAAATTACATCGCGGCCACCGTGCCCTCCGGCATGGTCTGGAACACCGGCACCGGGGCCGGTGTGGTGACGGCCGTCAACAATGGCACCTTCATGATCATGCACCGGGACCACGGCATGTACACCGGCTGGGGCGAGCCGGCCTTCACCTCCACCAACATTCCCAGCCTGACCAACACCAACCATCCCTTCGTCTTCTCCATGAACTGCCAGACCGGGGCTTTCCAACAAACCACCACCGGGGGAACTTTCTCCGAGCAGTTCCACCGCAGCCGTTACGGGGCCCTGGGGGTGATGTGTGCCACCGAGGTTTCCTACTCCTTCGTCAACGACGCCCTGATCATGGGGATCATGGACGGAATGTGGCCCACCTTCAACAGCACCAATAACTGGGATGTGCCCAACGCCGGCACCGGCCAGACCTACGACCGCTACACCGAAGATCTTAGGCCGGCCTTCGCCATGGTCTCCGGCAAATGGCACCTGATGACCCAGACCTACACCGACCCGGCCATCCCGGCCGACTACAAGGAATTCACCTGCCATCTGTTCCACGTGTTCGGCGATCCCTTCATGACCTTCTGCTCGCAGCTGCCGGACACCTTCAAATACGTGACCTATAATGCCAACATCAATACCGGCTCCCAGACCTTCAATGTCAACGTCAAGAAGCAGAACAACACCAACGTCCAGGGCGCCCTGGTGGGGCTGTACATGAATGTTCCGGCCAAGGACGGCTCGGCCAAGGCCACCGATATCTGCCTGTCCAAGCTGAGCGACGCCAGCGGGAACGCGTCCTTCACCATCAATCCCGCCAATGCCGGCCAGCTGACGGTGACGGCCACCAAGTCCAATTTCGTCCGGGGCAATTTCGCCTCCACCGTCAGCCTGCCCGGCGCGGTCAGTTTGGCCAGCTTTACCGCCGCGCCATCATCCGGAGGGATATTGCTGTCATGGCAGACCGCCAGCGAAATCAACTGTCAGTCCTGGAGGATCGAACGCTCGACCCAGGCGGACGGGTCCTTCGCCGAGGTTGGCACGGTAAACGGCAACGGCACCGTTTATGAGACCAGCAACTACCAGTTCACCGATGCCTCCATTCCCGCGGTAGGGGAATATTACTTCAAGCTGGTGGAGATCGATGTCTCCGGCAAGGAAACCACCTTCGGGCCGATCCAGGTAAGCTATTCCGGGCCGGCACGGGCAATTGACTATAAGCTGGAGCAAAGCTATCCCAACCCCACCACCGGCAAAGTGGCCATCAGATACTCTTTAAAAGATCCGGGACATACCAGCCTGACGATATACAACATTATGGGCGCCGAAGTGAAGACCCTGGTAAATTCCAGGCAGGCTACCGATAATTATACCGTAAGCTGGAACGGCAGGGATAACAATGGTCGTGAAGTGGCCAAGGGGGTCTATTTTTATAAATTGATCTCGGGCAATTTCAGCGCCACCAGAAAGTTGATGCTTTTAAGGTAA
- a CDS encoding M14 family zinc carboxypeptidase, whose amino-acid sequence MLKHKITAVLFFLLASLALSTSVGHCREGADKMLIRVDISDHTMAEKLAHIGYGLDVAAYRSGEYADIVIDPGQLWRIAGAGLVYKVLMNSPRDVAPYSGKAAYHTYDGIRTELKQIAADHPSITRLDTLTIAAQGGKVWCLKISDNPAVSDNSRHGILIMGNHHAREWMTPEICLYIANYLTNNYNPAGTDSLSNLIKTREIYIAPLVNPDGFVYDNGGNYGTGVMWRKNRRQNSPTVYGVDLNRGYDGSVDGDIRGSWGSAINSYTSPDSSNDVFYGFSPSGEPEQQAMMKLVKEHNIVLSISYHTYSELVLWPLGYVDSTVKRAPDSLELRYFGQQSAARIKKYRSTLGYTPQQSSALYPTTGDSDGWIYGYGLTQLGRVIFPYCVEADTAFYTPPDHIDSICPQTLKGFMYLAMRTDSLVSTTSPPPVLPPVIDPVYFPTKGKDTNIMWLTWKLLNPPSNPTAYEVQEMTGFTATTDTVGAAANPNVSLNGFASSTVRMYSGSRSYYSAVSNQFNIASITTNNPYPVSSARDSFSFYSYQAMTGFDRIWVEISTDARQWDLLGKIYGNVLSWTRRAFAIDSAKYYNKSVFFRIRLVGDGMTATDGIYIDDIKPVAAYSTAVSLSNSITIPSYVVGQRIVGETYYYRVRGYNAKRSWGDWSQLKIVLVDPSAVELSSFTALQVKDKVEVRWRTESEHDCDFWLIERSTAEDGNFAEVGKVAGHLSSNEPHQYVYTDASDLQTGIYYYRLAEVDLSGTKTYYGPMLVEYGGRDLPLSYRLEKAYPNPFGQNTNIKYQILKSEQVSLKIYNIAGQVIRVLVDGNQPAGYYTAVWDGRDAGGRQAANGVYLYQMTSGDFSATGKVMIIR is encoded by the coding sequence ATGCTTAAGCATAAAATCACGGCAGTTCTGTTTTTCCTTCTGGCCTCTTTGGCATTATCGACTTCAGTGGGACATTGCCGGGAGGGCGCCGATAAGATGCTGATCAGGGTGGACATCTCCGATCATACGATGGCTGAAAAACTGGCCCATATCGGCTACGGCCTGGACGTGGCCGCCTATCGGTCGGGGGAGTATGCCGACATCGTCATTGACCCCGGCCAGTTGTGGCGGATAGCGGGGGCCGGGCTGGTTTACAAGGTATTGATGAACTCCCCCCGGGATGTGGCGCCATACAGCGGCAAGGCCGCCTATCATACCTATGACGGCATCCGGACCGAGCTGAAGCAGATCGCGGCCGATCATCCCTCCATCACCAGGCTGGATACCCTGACGATAGCGGCCCAGGGGGGGAAGGTGTGGTGCCTTAAGATCTCGGACAATCCCGCGGTCAGTGATAATTCGCGCCACGGCATTCTGATAATGGGGAATCATCACGCCCGGGAATGGATGACACCGGAGATCTGCCTGTACATCGCCAATTACCTGACCAACAATTACAACCCGGCTGGGACCGATTCCCTGTCGAATCTCATCAAGACCCGGGAGATCTACATCGCTCCGCTGGTCAACCCGGACGGTTTTGTCTACGACAACGGCGGCAATTACGGGACGGGGGTGATGTGGCGCAAGAACCGCCGCCAGAACAGCCCCACGGTCTACGGGGTTGACCTCAACCGGGGCTACGACGGCTCGGTGGACGGCGACATCCGGGGATCCTGGGGCAGCGCCATAAACAGCTACACCAGCCCGGATTCTTCAAATGACGTCTTCTACGGATTCTCTCCCAGCGGCGAGCCGGAACAGCAGGCCATGATGAAGCTGGTCAAAGAACATAACATCGTGCTGTCCATCTCCTATCATACTTACAGCGAGCTGGTGCTGTGGCCCCTGGGCTATGTGGATTCCACCGTCAAGCGGGCTCCGGACAGCCTGGAATTGCGCTATTTCGGCCAACAGTCGGCGGCCCGGATTAAAAAGTACCGCAGCACCTTGGGCTACACTCCCCAGCAGAGTTCAGCCTTGTATCCCACCACCGGTGATTCCGATGGCTGGATCTACGGCTACGGTCTGACCCAGCTGGGCCGGGTGATCTTCCCCTACTGCGTGGAGGCGGACACCGCCTTCTACACTCCGCCTGACCACATAGATTCGATCTGCCCCCAGACCCTCAAAGGGTTCATGTACCTGGCCATGCGAACCGACAGCCTGGTCAGCACCACGTCGCCGCCGCCGGTCTTGCCGCCGGTCATCGATCCGGTATATTTTCCTACCAAGGGCAAGGACACTAATATTATGTGGCTTACCTGGAAACTTTTAAACCCGCCATCAAATCCTACGGCTTATGAGGTCCAGGAAATGACCGGTTTTACTGCCACCACCGACACGGTGGGGGCAGCGGCAAACCCCAATGTGTCCCTTAACGGGTTTGCTTCTTCGACGGTCAGGATGTACTCCGGCAGCCGCAGCTATTACAGCGCGGTCAGCAATCAGTTCAACATCGCCAGCATCACCACCAACAATCCCTATCCGGTCAGTTCGGCCAGGGATTCCTTCAGCTTCTACAGCTACCAGGCCATGACCGGTTTTGACCGGATCTGGGTGGAGATATCCACCGATGCCAGGCAATGGGACCTGTTGGGAAAAATTTACGGCAATGTGCTAAGCTGGACCAGAAGGGCTTTCGCCATCGACTCCGCCAAATATTACAACAAATCGGTTTTCTTCCGCATCCGGCTGGTGGGCGATGGTATGACCGCCACCGACGGGATATATATTGATGATATAAAACCGGTAGCGGCTTACTCGACGGCTGTTTCGCTTTCAAATTCCATAACCATACCCAGTTATGTTGTCGGCCAACGGATAGTCGGGGAGACATATTATTACCGGGTACGAGGCTATAATGCAAAACGCAGTTGGGGCGATTGGAGCCAACTGAAAATAGTTTTAGTCGATCCTTCTGCTGTCGAGTTAAGCTCATTTACGGCACTGCAGGTCAAAGATAAAGTTGAGGTGCGCTGGCGGACCGAGAGCGAGCACGACTGCGATTTTTGGCTGATAGAGCGGTCAACCGCCGAAGACGGTAATTTTGCCGAGGTGGGAAAAGTTGCCGGACACCTAAGCAGCAACGAGCCTCATCAGTACGTCTATACCGATGCTTCCGATCTGCAGACGGGCATATATTACTACCGTCTGGCCGAGGTGGATCTGAGCGGCACCAAGACCTACTACGGGCCGATGCTGGTGGAGTACGGGGGCCGGGACCTACCCTTGAGCTACCGCCTGGAGAAGGCCTATCCCAATCCGTTTGGCCAAAATACAAATATCAAATATCAAATATTAAAATCAGAACAGGTCAGCCTAAAAATTTACAACATCGCCGGGCAGGTGATCAGGGTCTTGGTGGACGGGAACCAGCCGGCGGGATATTATACCGCGGTCTGGGACGGGCGTGATGCCGGAGGCCGCCAGGCCGCCAACGGGGTCTATCTGTACCAGATGACCTCCGGCGATTTCTCGGCCACCGGCAAGGTGATGATCATCAGGTGA
- a CDS encoding S8 family serine peptidase: MHKKTLLVLMALLVAASLALASDPSVLKFKIGHFSTANGMPSYAKLGLERAPKSAEADWYIVQFTGPVEDAWRSEVSKAGGKIHSDYIPNYGQIVKMNGEVKSKVEKLPFVQFVGYYQPAFRISPDLLSAPGFYEQDEPGRIILNIALFEKENLVSVSQRVKGVMDVRWLQEGGNIIQISLPSDLAVELSKEFANYPEVFWVERYFQPVLHNAWSRWINQSLDSTGMRAAADSWKSKLTMNTADDSLKMPIYKRGLYGQGQIVGDDDTGMDWDNIYFRDASLKPVYDKDKDTICEATNAHRKIVAYNVHSDTFDLTSSGHGSHTSGSIGADSLGWLTTQASLPRAMGMAPKCRIAFTDIGGASDALILPTDYSDIYLWAYNAGARIHSSSWGQSAGGSSAYTLNCQQLDQVAWTHKNYAMFRSAGNSNTSGDRVNSPATGKNIICVGASEAGFGDGSTWAVNGGASRNELLDMAEFSSHGPTDEGLRRPTLVGAGGWNIWSVDSDGLLTTNNTGIYPMGGTSMSTPTMAGMGALVRQYLTEGWYPTGTKVPANAIANPSGSLIKAIMMLATRNFNGAYSIDAVGQTGTQNLPSQGQGWGGVVLDDALFFAGDARRTALEDAIAGFSSSGQSKTFTVTTGTSGTQTLKFVLSYFDYPGTPGATDITVNDLDLTVTGGGNTYYGNVFGQPASNGFSITGGAHDTVNCEEVVWLPASATKASVTYTVTVNARAINNGPQPYVLTVAGDIAASTGFTISPNAVEMTSFSAMAVNNTVEVRWRTESEKDCDFWLIERSTAEDGNFAEVGKVAGHLSSNEPHQYVYTDASDLQTGIYYYRLAEVDLSGARTYYGPMLVEYGGRDLPLSYRLEKAYPNPAASGVTIRYALKNTGRTSIKVYNVLGQEVRTLADGIQPAGHYSLPWDGKDSRGQKAANGVYLYKMTSGDFSATQKVMILR; encoded by the coding sequence ATGCATAAGAAAACTCTGCTGGTCTTAATGGCGCTGCTGGTGGCGGCATCCCTGGCCCTGGCCTCCGATCCCAGCGTCCTGAAATTCAAGATCGGGCATTTCTCTACCGCCAACGGAATGCCCTCCTACGCCAAACTGGGGTTGGAGCGGGCCCCAAAATCCGCCGAGGCCGACTGGTATATAGTCCAGTTCACCGGGCCGGTGGAGGATGCCTGGAGAAGCGAGGTCAGCAAGGCCGGGGGGAAGATCCACAGCGATTACATCCCCAATTACGGGCAGATAGTCAAAATGAACGGCGAGGTCAAATCCAAGGTCGAAAAACTGCCCTTCGTCCAATTCGTGGGCTATTACCAGCCGGCCTTCCGGATCAGCCCGGACCTGCTGTCGGCTCCCGGTTTCTATGAACAGGATGAGCCGGGAAGGATCATCCTGAACATCGCCCTGTTCGAAAAGGAGAATCTGGTCTCCGTCAGCCAAAGGGTGAAGGGCGTCATGGATGTCCGCTGGCTGCAGGAGGGCGGCAACATCATTCAGATATCCCTTCCCTCGGACCTGGCGGTCGAGCTGTCCAAGGAGTTCGCCAATTATCCCGAGGTGTTCTGGGTGGAGCGTTACTTCCAGCCGGTGCTGCACAATGCCTGGAGCCGCTGGATCAACCAGTCTTTGGATTCCACCGGCATGAGGGCGGCGGCCGATTCCTGGAAGTCGAAATTGACCATGAACACGGCCGACGATTCCCTGAAAATGCCGATCTACAAACGGGGGCTGTACGGCCAGGGCCAGATCGTGGGGGACGACGACACCGGAATGGACTGGGACAACATCTATTTCCGGGATGCCTCATTGAAACCGGTCTACGACAAGGACAAGGACACCATCTGCGAGGCCACCAACGCCCACCGCAAGATCGTGGCCTACAACGTCCATTCCGACACCTTTGACCTCACCTCATCGGGCCACGGCAGCCATACCAGCGGCTCAATCGGAGCCGACAGCCTGGGCTGGCTGACCACTCAGGCCTCGCTGCCCCGGGCCATGGGCATGGCCCCCAAGTGCCGGATAGCCTTCACCGACATCGGAGGGGCCAGCGACGCCCTGATCCTGCCCACCGATTATTCCGACATTTACCTGTGGGCCTACAACGCCGGGGCCCGGATCCACTCCTCCTCCTGGGGGCAGAGCGCCGGCGGCTCTTCGGCCTACACCCTTAACTGCCAGCAGCTGGACCAGGTGGCCTGGACCCACAAGAATTATGCCATGTTTCGCTCGGCCGGCAACTCCAACACCTCGGGTGACCGGGTCAACAGCCCGGCCACAGGCAAGAACATCATCTGCGTGGGCGCCAGCGAAGCGGGGTTCGGGGATGGAAGCACTTGGGCTGTCAACGGTGGAGCCAGCCGTAATGAACTTTTAGATATGGCCGAGTTCTCATCCCACGGCCCGACCGACGAAGGGCTTAGAAGGCCGACCCTGGTGGGCGCCGGCGGTTGGAATATCTGGTCGGTGGATTCCGACGGTTTGTTGACCACCAACAACACCGGTATTTACCCCATGGGCGGTACCTCCATGTCCACCCCCACCATGGCCGGGATGGGGGCCCTGGTGCGGCAGTATCTTACCGAGGGCTGGTATCCCACCGGGACCAAGGTGCCGGCCAACGCCATCGCCAACCCCTCGGGATCCCTGATCAAGGCCATAATGATGCTGGCCACCAGGAATTTTAACGGGGCCTACAGCATCGACGCCGTCGGCCAGACCGGTACCCAGAACCTTCCCTCCCAGGGCCAGGGCTGGGGAGGGGTGGTGCTGGACGATGCCCTGTTCTTTGCCGGCGACGCCAGAAGGACGGCCCTGGAGGATGCCATCGCCGGTTTCAGCTCTTCCGGACAGAGCAAGACCTTTACCGTGACCACCGGCACCTCCGGTACCCAGACCCTCAAGTTCGTCCTGTCATATTTCGATTATCCCGGTACCCCCGGGGCCACCGACATCACCGTCAACGACCTGGACCTGACGGTCACCGGAGGAGGGAACACCTATTACGGGAATGTCTTCGGCCAGCCGGCCAGCAACGGCTTCTCCATCACCGGCGGGGCCCATGACACCGTGAACTGCGAGGAAGTGGTCTGGCTGCCGGCTTCGGCCACCAAGGCCAGTGTCACCTATACGGTGACCGTGAACGCCCGGGCCATCAACAACGGCCCGCAGCCCTATGTGCTGACCGTGGCCGGCGATATTGCAGCTTCCACAGGGTTTACCATATCGCCCAATGCCGTGGAGATGACCTCCTTCAGCGCCATGGCCGTCAATAACACGGTCGAGGTACGCTGGCGGACCGAGAGCGAGAAGGACTGCGATTTTTGGCTGATAGAGCGGTCAACCGCCGAAGACGGTAATTTTGCCGAGGTGGGAAAAGTTGCCGGACACCTAAGCAGCAACGAGCCTCATCAGTACGTCTATACCGATGCTTCCGATCTGCAGACGGGCATATATTACTACCGTCTGGCCGAGGTGGATCTGAGCGGTGCCAGAACCTACTACGGGCCGATGCTGGTGGAGTACGGGGGCCGGGACCTGCCCTTGAGCTACCGCCTGGAGAAGGCCTATCCCAATCCGGCGGCCTCCGGCGTTACCATCAGGTATGCTTTGAAGAACACCGGCCGGACCTCGATCAAGGTCTACAACGTGCTGGGGCAGGAGGTGCGGACCCTGGCGGACGGCATCCAGCCGGCCGGGCATTACAGCCTGCCGTGGGACGGTAAGGATTCCCGGGGCCAAAAGGCGGCCAATGGGGTTTATCTGTATAAGATGACCTCCGGGGATTTCTCGGCCACCCAGAAGGTGATGATCTTAAGGTAA